Within the Deltaproteobacteria bacterium genome, the region AAAGTCCTGGATGGGATAGAAAACGGCAAGTTGCGCAACATCGAGTTTATTGAGGCGAGGTCTTGTCCAGAGGGTTGTATAGGTGGTGCCTTGACCGTGGCCGATCGCTATGTGGCCAGGGGGAGGATAAGGAAGCTGATGCTCGGCAACGAGAAGGAGTCGGAGATAAAAAGGGAAGAGGTGGTGAGGCGTTTCAGGGAAGGGTATTACTTTTTCGAGAAGAGGTTGAAACCAAAGCCCTTTGCCAGCCGCTTGGACCCTGACCCCATCAAGGCCGTGGAGAAGATGAAGCTGCGGGATGAGATCCACTCCTCTTTGCCCGGTTTGGACTGCGGGGCCTGTGGTGCCCCCAATTGCCGAGCTTTAGCCGATGACGTCGTGCAGGGGAGGGCGGAGGTAACCGATTGTATCTTCAAGTGGAGGGAGAGGGCCAAAGATCTGGCCGAAGAGGTGATGGAGTGGGCGGGAAAGAAGCCCCATTCCATACCCAAGAGGTAGATATGAAGCTTGCAGATTTAGTAAATGATCTCCAGTTGGTTGCAAAGGCCGCCCAAGGGGGGCTCGACAGAGAAGTGAAGGGGGGATATGCCAGCGACCTGCTCAGTGATGTCATGGCCAACAGCAGGGAGGGGGATATCTGGGTGACCATCCAGGGTCATCCTAACATCGTGGCAGTGGCCACCCTGCGGGACCTGGCGGGGATCATCATGGCCAATGGCCGACAGCCCGATGCGGAGACCGTGCAGCGGGCCGAAGAGGAAGGTGTCCCTATCCTGTGTACTCCCATGCCGACCTTTGAGGTCGTGGGCAGACTCTATCGCTTGGGTATATATGGCCAACGTTGATGTTGAGGGTTTATACCTCAGATCTCCATATCCATAGCTGTCTTTCCCCCTGCGCAGATCTGGAGATGGCCCCCAAGGATATCGTGAGACGGGCTGCGGAGGAGGGATTAGACATAATAAGCATCACCGATCATAATTCGGGTAAGAATGTCGAGGCCGTCATACAGGCGGCAGAAGGATCCCCAGTATCGATCTTTCCGGGAATGGAGGTGCAGACCATTGAGGAGGTGCATATATTGACCTTTTTCAAGGACCTCAACGCCCTGAGGGAGTGGGATGAAATTGTCTATGAGGGCTTGCCCGATGTACCGAACAACCCCGATTACTTTGGGGACCAACCCATCGTCAACATGGAGGGGGAGATACTGGGATTTGAGGAGAAATTATTGCTTAATTCCGTTCAGATGACCGTTGATCAGGTCTTCAAGGAGGTGGAGAGATGGGGGGGGTATTGCCTCCCCGCCCATGTCGATAGGGGTTCCTTTGGCCTTATTGGACAATTGGGGTTTATTCCCTCCAACCTCAATATCGTTGCTGTTGAGGTACACGACCTCCATAGGGCAGACCAGCTCACTGAGCTGAAGGGCCTGCGTTTTATCACCTCCTCCGATGCACACTTCCTGTCCGAGGTGGGGGGGAGAAGGTCCGATCTCCTCATGGAGGGGGTCTCTTTTTCAGAACTCAAGATGGCCCTTGAAGGCAGAAAAGGGAGGGAGATTGTCTCCCTTCGATAGGATATGTTGGAGTTGTCCCTTCATATCTTGGACATAGTTCAGAACTCTATTGTGGCTGGGGCAGACCTAATAGAGATAGAGATCGAAGAGGATAGAGGGAGGGACTATCTTCTGATCTCCATAAGGGATAACGGCCGGGGTATTCCGAAGGAAGATTTACTCAGGGTTACCGACCCGTTTTATACTTCCCGTGAGACCAGGAGGGTGGGATTAGGCCTGTCTTTGCTGCAACAGGCAGCTCTTCAGTGTGACGGTGATCTGGAGGTCAAATCTGGTCAGGACCGAGGGACTGAGGTGAAGGCCTATTTCAAACACAGTCATATAGACAGGATGCCCCTGGGGGATATGGCGAAGACGATGAGTATTTTGATAGGCGCTAATCCACAGATAGATTTCTGTTATCACCATAGGTTAGAAGGGGATGAGTTTAAATTGGATGCCCGGTTATTGAGGGAGAACCTGGATGGGGTCCCCTTGAATGACCATAATGTCATCGCCTTTATCCTCCAGGAGGTCGGTGAATGGATGGAGAGGAGGAACTGTAGGTTGAGGGAGGACAGAGATGAAGCTTGAGGAGTTGAGGGAGATAAAGGAGAGGGCCAAGAGGGAGATGGAGCTCAGGCAGAAGGGGAAGGGGATCAAGAGGGTAGTAGTGGGAATGGGGACCTGTGGCATCGGAGCTGGGGCCAGAGAGGTGATGGCAGCCATTCTAGATGAGATATCTAAGAGGGGAATTGTTGATGTAGAGGTGACTCAGACAGGTTGTGCTGGCTACTGTGAACATGAACCCATGGTGACGGTGATCGATGAAGGAGGGAGGGTCATCTATGGAAAGGTGACCCCAGATGATGCTAGGGAGATAGTGGAAAAGCACCTCTTGGGGGGTACAGTCTTAGGGCACCTGGTCTTTGAGCCTAGCTAGTCCCATGACGAAGAGACACGCTGTGATGAAAAGATATTAAAGCAATGGAGGAAGGGGGATATGGGAAATAAGGAGGGATTTTCTAAGCAGGATCTGAAGGTCTTTCACCGTATTATAGATAAGTACAAAGGGCAGAAGGGCGCCTTAATCCCCGTCTTACAGGATATCCAAGACTATTACGGTTATCTCCCCTTGAAGCTCCAGGAGATCATTGCTGAAGGCCTGGGGGTCCCTGCCAGTGAGGTATTTGGTGTGGTGACCTTTTACAACTTTTTTACCATGGTCCCCAGGGGGAGACATACCATCAAGGTATGCCTGGGTACGGCCTGTTATGTGAGAGGTGGCAAAAAGATTCTGGAGCGATTGCAGAAAGACCTGGATGTGGAGGTGGGAGGGACCACAGAAGACCTGAGGTTTTCCTTGGAAGTGGTTCGCTGCCTGGGTGCCTGTGGCCTTGCACCTACAATGATGATAGACAAAGAGGTCCATCAGAGGTTGAATCCGACGAAATTAAAGGAGGTCTGGGAAGGATATAAATAAAGTTTCCCTTTGTGATTAAGGAGGATACATGGCCAAGAAGATGACGCTGGAGGATCTCAAGAAGATCCGAGAAGATGCTCAGAGGGCGGCCAAGCTCAGGGAGGGTGAGGGGTCTATTAAGGTCATCGTCCATATGGGAACCACAGGGATTGCCGCTGGTGCTCGGGAGGTGATAGCCGCCTTTACCCTGGAATTGTCCAAACGGAACATCACCGGTGTGACCGTTGTGCAAAGCGGTGATTTCATCCTGGAGAGTGAAGAGCCAGCCGTTACCGTTGTAAAACCCAATGAGCCCAAGGTCACCTATGGGAGGATGACCCCTGAAAAGGTAAGCCGCATCTTGGTAGAACATATCTTGGGGGAAAGGATCATTGAAGAATGGGTTGTGGCTAAGGAGGAAGAATAATATATCGATGAGGAGGGGTTTACCATGGAGTTATATCGTGCGCATGTACTGATATGTGCGGGGGGTGCATGCCTTTCTTCAGGGGCGAAGGAGGTAGAGGAGGCCTTGATAAAAGAGATCTCCAAGTGTGGATTGGAAAAGGAGATCAAGGTTGTTGAAACAGGTTGTGTTGGTTCATGCGAGTTGGGACCGCTCATCATCGTCTATCCTGAGGGGGTCTTCTATCAAAAGCTTACTTCTCAAGATATCCCAGAGATCGTGGAACAACATCTTCTTAAGGGGAGAGTGGTAAAACGGCATCTGTTTATCCATCCAGAGACGAGGGAGATGATTCCCTCCTTCCGTCAGATAGATTTCTTCCGGCGTCAGCAAAAAAATGTGCTGAGGAATTGTGGGGCAATCAACCCCACGGTGATTGAGGAGTATATCGGAAGGGAGGGTTATGGCGCCTTGGCCAAGGTCATCACTTCCATGTCTCCAGAGGAGGTGATAGAGGAAATTTTGAACTCAGGTCTCAGGGGTAGGGGAGGGGCAGGGTTTCCCACCGGGTTAAAGTGGAAATTTACCCGCCAAGGCCCGGGCGAAGAGAAATTCGTCGTCTGCAACGCCGATGAGGGAGACCCTGGGGCCTTTATGGATAGGAGCCTCCTCGAGGGGGACCCCCATTCTGTCCTAGAGGGGATGGCCATTGCCAGTTACAGCATCGGGGCAAGGCAGGGGTACATCTATGTGCGGGCCGAATACCCCCTGGCCATTGAGAGGCTGGGTATAGCCATAGGGCAGGCCAGGGAGAGGGGGCTCCTAGGGGAGGGGATCTTGGGGACCGATTTCTCCTTTGATATCGAATTGAGGAAGGGATCCGGTGCCTTTGTCTGTGGTGAAGAGACGGCCCTAATGATATCCATTGAGGGTAAGAGGGGGATACCCAGGCCGAGACCCCCCTTCCCCGCCCAGCAGG harbors:
- the nuoE gene encoding NADH-quinone oxidoreductase subunit NuoE — encoded protein: MGNKEGFSKQDLKVFHRIIDKYKGQKGALIPVLQDIQDYYGYLPLKLQEIIAEGLGVPASEVFGVVTFYNFFTMVPRGRHTIKVCLGTACYVRGGKKILERLQKDLDVEVGGTTEDLRFSLEVVRCLGACGLAPTMMIDKEVHQRLNPTKLKEVWEGYK
- a CDS encoding (2Fe-2S) ferredoxin domain-containing protein; translation: MTLEDLKKIREDAQRAAKLREGEGSIKVIVHMGTTGIAAGAREVIAAFTLELSKRNITGVTVVQSGDFILESEEPAVTVVKPNEPKVTYGRMTPEKVSRILVEHILGERIIEEWVVAKEEE
- a CDS encoding PHP domain-containing protein is translated as MLRVYTSDLHIHSCLSPCADLEMAPKDIVRRAAEEGLDIISITDHNSGKNVEAVIQAAEGSPVSIFPGMEVQTIEEVHILTFFKDLNALREWDEIVYEGLPDVPNNPDYFGDQPIVNMEGEILGFEEKLLLNSVQMTVDQVFKEVERWGGYCLPAHVDRGSFGLIGQLGFIPSNLNIVAVEVHDLHRADQLTELKGLRFITSSDAHFLSEVGGRRSDLLMEGVSFSELKMALEGRKGREIVSLR
- a CDS encoding serine kinase gives rise to the protein MKLADLVNDLQLVAKAAQGGLDREVKGGYASDLLSDVMANSREGDIWVTIQGHPNIVAVATLRDLAGIIMANGRQPDAETVQRAEEEGVPILCTPMPTFEVVGRLYRLGIYGQR
- a CDS encoding (2Fe-2S) ferredoxin domain-containing protein, which encodes MKLEELREIKERAKREMELRQKGKGIKRVVVGMGTCGIGAGAREVMAAILDEISKRGIVDVEVTQTGCAGYCEHEPMVTVIDEGGRVIYGKVTPDDAREIVEKHLLGGTVLGHLVFEPS
- a CDS encoding ATP-binding protein, with the translated sequence MLELSLHILDIVQNSIVAGADLIEIEIEEDRGRDYLLISIRDNGRGIPKEDLLRVTDPFYTSRETRRVGLGLSLLQQAALQCDGDLEVKSGQDRGTEVKAYFKHSHIDRMPLGDMAKTMSILIGANPQIDFCYHHRLEGDEFKLDARLLRENLDGVPLNDHNVIAFILQEVGEWMERRNCRLREDRDEA